In Argopecten irradians isolate NY chromosome 11, Ai_NY, whole genome shotgun sequence, one DNA window encodes the following:
- the LOC138335630 gene encoding LOW QUALITY PROTEIN: toll-like receptor 4 (The sequence of the model RefSeq protein was modified relative to this genomic sequence to represent the inferred CDS: substituted 1 base at 1 genomic stop codon), with protein MGIIRRSRHIKCKGTQYHNTFNLKVXNLGYSVQHPRYAYAVIKGLIHLKKIDISGVDCSEVHPNAFSEIPNLSRLTARKCRIGSILGSNVPAIFKGLNHLSFVDISSNKLQILHSQLFADQKDSLKYLNLSGNLLDQIPTHLFYDLTVLENIDISDNLLSTQTYPQYILLDKISARSNDFQITLHGNPFVCSCENLDFLMWIEATTVIYKKETLSCVTTEGTQVTMGDFLETFDLFKDKCVSQTWLIVSVSATVIFFAFGILTREAWRRGVWLRVMCRNPIETSKNKNDIYISYCANEDSTWMKNNLLPWLQKNEIEFCCEDKDFIPGRDIADNIMDAMDSSHQTLFVVSYASLEREWTTFTMRLTYEYSFREGRENMNIIILFKEKRSFLCLHLYWSQLYNEQIYIKIA; from the exons ATGGGAAT CATTCGACGGTCTCGCCACATCAAATGTAAAGGAACTCAGTATCATAACACCTTTAATCTTAAAGTATAGAATTTGGGCTATTCTGTTCAACATCCGAGATATGCATATGCAGTTATCAAAGGGCTTATCCATTTGAAGAAAATAGACATATCAGGAGTCGACTGTTCAGAAGTGCATCCAAATGCGTTTTCAGAAATTCCTAATCTATCTAGACTTACTGCAAGGAAATGTAGAATCGGAAGTATCTTAGGTTCGAACGTACCAGCTATATTCAAGGGACTTAATCATCTTTCTTTCGTCGATATTTCATCAAACAAACTGCAGATTTTACATAGTCAACTGTTTGCAGATCAGAAGGACTCTCTCAAGTATTTGAACCTTTCCGGAAATCTCTTGGATCAGATCCCTACACATCTATTTTATGATTTAACAGTTTTAGAGAATATTGATATCAGTGATAATCTACTCAGTACCCAGACCTATCCACAATACATATTACTTGATAAAATTAGTGCCAGATCAAACGATTTCCAAATTACGTTACATGGAAATCCATTTGTGTGTAGCTGTGAAAATTTGGATTTCCTTATGTGGATAGAGGCTACCACTGTGATATACAAAAAAGAAACTCTTTCGTGTGTGACTACAGAAGGAACTCAGGTAACGATGGGAGATTTCCTGGAAACTTTTGATCTATTTAAGGATAAATGTGTTTCTCAAACATGGCTTATCGTGTCTGTTAGTGCTACGGTGATATTCTTTGCATTCGGTATCCTCACTCGAGAGGCATGGCGACGTGGTGTGTGGTTACGAGTGATGTGCCGCAATCCTATAGAAACTtcgaaaaacaaaaatgatatttatatatcctATTGCGCGAACGAAGACTCTACATGGATGAAGAACAACCTATTACCTTGGTTGCAAAAGAATGAAATTGAATTTTGCTGTGAGGATAAAGATTTCATACCAGGCCGAGACATAGCGGATAACATCATGGACGCTATGGACTCATCACATCAAACTTTATTTGTTGTTAGCTATGCTTCTTTAGAACGAGAATGGACAACATTTACTATGAGATTAACTTATGAATACTCATTTCGTGAAGGAAGAGAAAAtatgaatatcattattttgttcaaAGAAAAAAGGTCGTTTTTATGTCTACACTTGTATTGGAGTCAATTATATAATgagcaaatatatattaaaattgcaTGA